A genomic stretch from Sphaerodactylus townsendi isolate TG3544 linkage group LG15, MPM_Stown_v2.3, whole genome shotgun sequence includes:
- the HNRNPC gene encoding heterogeneous nuclear ribonucleoproteins C1/C2 isoform X1, with the protein MYSYQARVPPPPPIARAVVPSKRQRVSGNTSRRGKSGFNSKSGQRGSSSKSGKLKGDDLQTIKKELTQIKQKVDSLLESLEKIEKDQKLKNDKSEEEQSIILTKKEESNVKMESEAGADDSAEEGDLLDDDDNEDRGDDQVRSWRRQRAWSEEPGSPRSLTSPLCLSPSLSQLESIKGDDKEPEEGEDDRDSTNGEDDS; encoded by the exons ATGTACAGTTACCAGGCCCGGGTTCCTCCTCCGCCTCCCATCGCCAGGGCTGTGGTGCCCTCCAAACGCCAGCGGGTCTCTGGCAACACCTCCCGCAGGGGCAAGAGTGGCTTCAACTCTAAGAGCGGGCAGCGGGGATCTTCCTCCAAGTCTGGAAAGT TGAAAGGAGACGACCTGCAAACCATCAAGAAGGAGCTGACCCAGATCAAGCAGAAAGTGGATTCCTTGCTGGAGAGCCTGGAGAAGATTGAGAAGGATCAAA AACTGAAGAACGACAAGTCAGAGGAGGAGCAGAGTATCATCTTGacaaagaaagaagagagcaaTGTCAAGATGGAGTCGGAGGCCGGAGCGGACGACTCAGCTGAGGAGGGGGACCTACTGGATGACGACGACAACGAAGACCGGGGAGACGACCAGGTACGAAGCTGGCGGAGGCAGAGAGCCTGGAGTGAGGAGCCCGGCTCTCCCCGTTCGCTAACCAGCCCCCTGTGCctgtccccttctctctctcagcTGGAATCCATCAAGGGCGACGACAAGGAACCCGAAGAAGGGGAAGATGACAGAGACAGCACCAACGGCGAAGACGACTCCTAA
- the HNRNPC gene encoding heterogeneous nuclear ribonucleoproteins C1/C2 isoform X2, whose protein sequence is MYSYQARVPPPPPIARAVVPSKRQRVSGNTSRRGKSGFNSKSGQRGSSSKSGKLKGDDLQTIKKELTQIKQKVDSLLESLEKIEKDQKLKNDKSEEEQSIILTKKEESNVKMESEAGADDSAEEGDLLDDDDNEDRGDDQLESIKGDDKEPEEGEDDRDSTNGEDDS, encoded by the exons ATGTACAGTTACCAGGCCCGGGTTCCTCCTCCGCCTCCCATCGCCAGGGCTGTGGTGCCCTCCAAACGCCAGCGGGTCTCTGGCAACACCTCCCGCAGGGGCAAGAGTGGCTTCAACTCTAAGAGCGGGCAGCGGGGATCTTCCTCCAAGTCTGGAAAGT TGAAAGGAGACGACCTGCAAACCATCAAGAAGGAGCTGACCCAGATCAAGCAGAAAGTGGATTCCTTGCTGGAGAGCCTGGAGAAGATTGAGAAGGATCAAA AACTGAAGAACGACAAGTCAGAGGAGGAGCAGAGTATCATCTTGacaaagaaagaagagagcaaTGTCAAGATGGAGTCGGAGGCCGGAGCGGACGACTCAGCTGAGGAGGGGGACCTACTGGATGACGACGACAACGAAGACCGGGGAGACGACCAG cTGGAATCCATCAAGGGCGACGACAAGGAACCCGAAGAAGGGGAAGATGACAGAGACAGCACCAACGGCGAAGACGACTCCTAA